In Halorussus limi, a genomic segment contains:
- a CDS encoding 7-carboxy-7-deazaguanine synthase QueE, with protein MPVTSDVDADSEDSASETDGDALPVNELFESLQGEGRLAGVPSVFVRTSGCNLRCWFCDSYHTSWEPTHATMSVAEILAEVESYDADHVVLTGGEPLLHDASVALLEELDARGYHTTVETNGTIYRDAPIDLASVSPKLASSTPTPENDPRPGADEADEAGPTDASEWTERHEERRIDLDALASLAENYDCQLKFVVSDRADAAEITDLLGRIRDAAAVEIRDTDVLLMPEGATKDRVAQTRPVAAELAQEHGFRYTPRLHVNLWNDAPET; from the coding sequence ATGCCCGTCACCAGCGACGTGGACGCGGATTCTGAGGATTCCGCATCTGAGACCGACGGCGACGCGCTCCCCGTCAACGAACTCTTCGAGTCGCTACAGGGCGAGGGCCGACTCGCGGGCGTGCCGAGCGTCTTCGTCCGCACCTCGGGGTGTAACCTCCGGTGTTGGTTCTGCGACTCCTATCACACCTCGTGGGAACCGACCCACGCGACGATGAGCGTCGCGGAGATTCTGGCCGAGGTCGAGTCCTACGACGCCGACCACGTCGTCCTCACGGGCGGCGAACCGCTCCTGCACGACGCCTCGGTCGCGCTCTTGGAGGAACTCGACGCCCGAGGCTACCACACCACGGTCGAGACCAACGGCACCATCTACCGGGACGCGCCCATCGACCTCGCCAGCGTGAGCCCCAAGTTGGCATCCAGCACGCCGACCCCCGAGAACGACCCCAGACCCGGGGCCGACGAGGCGGACGAAGCGGGACCGACCGACGCGAGCGAGTGGACGGAGCGCCACGAGGAACGCCGCATCGACCTCGACGCGCTCGCGTCGCTCGCGGAGAACTACGACTGCCAACTCAAGTTCGTCGTGAGCGACCGCGCGGACGCGGCCGAAATCACCGACCTCCTCGGCCGAATCCGGGACGCCGCCGCGGTCGAGATTCGGGACACCGACGTTCTCCTGATGCCCGAGGGCGCGACGAAAGACCGAGTCGCCCAGACCCGGCCCGTCGCCGCCGAACTGGCGCAGGAACACGGGTTCCGGTACACGCCGCGTCTGCACGTCAACCTCTGGAACGACGCGCCCGAGACGTAG
- a CDS encoding 6-pyruvoyl trahydropterin synthase family protein, whose product MAERTLESSSAESSRRTLYVGRDRPIRISSGHRIQHHDGKCSRPHGHNYEIAVKVVGELREEGWVADKGDITSIISEWDHRFLLEEGDPLVEAFEASGDGDALVVLDAPPTAEVMSAVLERRLAEALPDNVSEVAVQVSETAELCGGATF is encoded by the coding sequence ATGGCTGAACGAACACTCGAATCCTCCTCCGCGGAGTCGAGTCGGCGCACGCTCTACGTCGGGCGCGACCGACCTATCCGCATCTCCAGCGGACATCGCATCCAACATCACGACGGGAAGTGCAGTCGTCCTCACGGCCACAACTACGAAATCGCCGTGAAAGTCGTCGGCGAGTTGCGCGAGGAAGGCTGGGTTGCGGACAAGGGCGATATTACCTCGATAATCTCCGAGTGGGACCACCGATTCCTGCTGGAGGAGGGCGACCCGCTGGTGGAGGCGTTCGAGGCGTCGGGCGACGGCGACGCGCTGGTCGTGTTGGACGCGCCCCCGACCGCCGAGGTCATGAGTGCGGTGCTGGAGCGCCGCCTCGCCGAGGCGTTGCCCGACAACGTCTCGGAGGTCGCGGTGCAGGTCAGCGAGACCGCCGAACTCTGCGGCGGGGCCACGTTCTGA